The Persephonella sp. IF05-L8 genome contains a region encoding:
- the trpA gene encoding tryptophan synthase subunit alpha, which yields MRFIESKFKNKKPLICYFMAGYPSLEKSYETAKALIEAGADILEVGLPFSDPVADGPTIQVAHEKAVKDGITPVNVFQLTQKIKQNFPDTPLILMTYYNPIFVMGEEKFCQMAKDSGIDGFIVPDLPPEEAEGFKQMVNKNGLDMIFLLAPTSHEDRIKKIGDMSDSFIYYVSLTGITGERETLPWQELEEKVKQIKKITGKFVAVGFGVSKKEHTQKLSKIADGVIVGSAVVKLQGKADIEGIKNLVKELKEGLK from the coding sequence TTGCGTTTCATAGAAAGTAAGTTCAAAAACAAAAAGCCACTTATCTGTTATTTTATGGCCGGTTATCCATCTCTGGAAAAAAGCTATGAAACGGCAAAAGCATTAATAGAAGCCGGTGCAGACATATTAGAAGTTGGCCTTCCATTCTCAGACCCAGTTGCAGATGGTCCAACAATACAGGTTGCCCACGAAAAAGCAGTAAAAGATGGGATAACTCCTGTTAATGTTTTTCAGCTTACACAAAAAATAAAACAGAACTTTCCTGATACACCTCTTATTTTGATGACCTATTACAATCCTATCTTTGTTATGGGAGAAGAAAAATTCTGCCAGATGGCAAAAGATAGTGGTATAGACGGATTTATTGTCCCTGACCTTCCTCCAGAGGAAGCAGAAGGCTTTAAACAGATGGTAAATAAAAACGGACTTGACATGATTTTTCTGCTTGCCCCAACCTCCCATGAAGACAGAATTAAGAAAATTGGGGATATGAGCGACAGCTTTATATATTATGTTTCTCTAACAGGAATTACTGGGGAAAGGGAAACACTTCCATGGCAGGAATTGGAAGAAAAAGTAAAACAGATTAAAAAGATAACAGGTAAATTTGTTGCTGTTGGATTTGGGGTATCCAAAAAAGAGCATACCCAAAAATTAAGTAAAATAGCAGATGGGGTTATAGTAGGTAGTGCAGTTGTAAAACTTCAGGGAAAAGCAGATATTGAAGGTATAAAAAATCTGGTAAAAGAGCTTAAAGAGGGGCTGAAATGA
- a CDS encoding MBL fold metallo-hydrolase, which yields MLIERFYVGDGISHISYLVTGQTKAIVIDPKRDVDDYIQKAKELGVKIEAILITHLHADFIGGHYELAEKTGAKLYLPAKQNSKREHVPVQEGDTIQIENIKIDVLDTPGHTPEHVSYIFTDLSRGEEPAAVFTGDTLFVGDVGRPDLFPNKKEELAKALYNSLQKLMRLPEFVEVYPAHGAGTLCGKALSTKRSSTIGYEKKFNKLLSLSEEDFIKTLLEGMPPAPDHFKRCSKINEEGAIFLSKLSSPKPLSVEKFENLMDEDRIILDTRHYLTWIGGHIPNSLSMDYRFMPFSLFAGWILDPEKEILLVTDNSNEINDIAIKLRRVGIDNIVGYLENHTFAWANAGKAIKSFKALSPDTLEDKLNTESIILLDVRSKSELKNGNIENSVNIPLPELRDRYNELDRDKEIVIYCGVGPRGALAASLLEKAGFENISVLAGGFTGWSNYKKSPLVCGK from the coding sequence ATGCTTATAGAAAGATTTTATGTTGGAGATGGAATATCCCATATATCTTATTTAGTTACAGGTCAAACAAAAGCTATAGTTATTGACCCTAAAAGAGATGTAGATGATTACATCCAGAAAGCAAAAGAACTGGGAGTAAAAATTGAAGCAATACTGATAACACATCTCCACGCTGATTTTATAGGTGGACATTATGAACTTGCTGAGAAAACAGGAGCAAAGCTGTATCTTCCAGCAAAGCAAAACAGCAAAAGGGAACACGTTCCTGTTCAAGAAGGAGATACAATCCAGATAGAAAACATAAAAATAGATGTTTTAGACACCCCTGGACATACACCTGAGCATGTATCTTATATATTCACAGATTTATCCCGTGGAGAAGAACCTGCTGCTGTTTTTACAGGTGATACACTTTTTGTTGGTGATGTTGGAAGACCTGATTTATTCCCCAATAAAAAAGAGGAACTTGCAAAAGCGTTATATAACTCTCTGCAGAAACTTATGAGATTACCTGAATTTGTAGAGGTTTATCCTGCACATGGGGCAGGAACTCTCTGTGGTAAGGCGTTGTCCACAAAAAGAAGTTCTACTATAGGATATGAAAAGAAATTTAATAAACTTTTATCCCTTTCAGAAGAAGATTTTATAAAAACCCTTCTTGAAGGAATGCCACCTGCACCAGACCATTTCAAAAGATGCTCTAAGATAAATGAAGAAGGTGCCATATTCCTTTCTAAACTCAGTTCTCCAAAGCCTTTATCTGTTGAAAAATTTGAAAATCTTATGGATGAGGACAGAATTATTCTGGATACAAGACATTATCTTACATGGATTGGAGGTCATATCCCTAATTCTCTAAGCATGGATTACAGATTTATGCCTTTCTCTCTATTTGCTGGATGGATACTTGACCCAGAAAAAGAGATTTTGCTTGTTACAGACAATAGCAATGAAATTAATGATATAGCCATTAAGCTGAGAAGGGTTGGTATAGATAATATTGTAGGATATCTTGAAAATCACACATTTGCATGGGCAAATGCAGGAAAAGCTATAAAATCATTTAAAGCCCTGTCCCCAGATACACTGGAAGATAAACTTAACACAGAGAGTATAATTCTTCTGGATGTCAGGTCTAAATCTGAATTGAAAAATGGAAATATAGAAAACTCTGTAAATATTCCACTACCAGAGCTTAGAGATAGATATAATGAGCTTGACAGAGATAAAGAGATAGTTATCTACTGCGGTGTAGGACCAAGGGGAGCACTGGCTGCAAGTTTACTGGAAAAAGCTGGATTTGAAAATATATCTGTTCTGGCAGGTGGTTTCACAGGTTGGAGTAATTATAAGAAATCTCCTCTGGTTTGTGGGAAATAA
- a CDS encoding restriction endonuclease, producing MKPDIVDILIVLIIASIVGYYIYLRYREEKKKKEEQLIPTLNYYKDKFSKEKVEYSEKARRFQEKVKKYKNKLKEIKENVFRYKWNDDEKQLLRRLKGTDFEWTFTELLKILDFQVYEPPVYKDHNIDLLLKINDSLICLDFVDYQQAKKINEKYIDTLIKGKDKYKCQGIWIISNGLFDQKIKNYMINKGVQFFEYKQVIKFFPSIRIVEDFYEIETKLNNYELLHKETADEVIRRDTWIKEVEEKLQEAYQKQQVEK from the coding sequence ATGAAACCTGATATAGTTGATATATTAATAGTCCTGATAATAGCCAGCATTGTTGGCTATTACATCTATCTAAGATACAGGGAAGAAAAAAAGAAAAAGGAAGAACAACTTATTCCAACACTTAATTACTACAAAGACAAATTCAGCAAGGAAAAAGTAGAATATTCAGAAAAAGCCAGAAGGTTTCAGGAAAAAGTAAAAAAGTATAAAAATAAGCTTAAAGAAATAAAAGAAAATGTATTCAGATATAAATGGAATGATGATGAAAAACAGCTCCTGAGAAGACTAAAGGGAACCGATTTTGAGTGGACATTTACAGAACTCCTAAAAATTCTTGATTTTCAGGTATATGAGCCTCCTGTTTATAAAGACCACAATATAGATTTACTGTTAAAGATAAATGACAGCCTGATTTGTCTTGATTTTGTTGATTACCAGCAGGCAAAAAAGATAAATGAGAAGTATATTGATACTTTAATAAAAGGTAAAGACAAATATAAATGTCAGGGTATATGGATTATAAGCAATGGACTTTTTGACCAGAAGATAAAAAATTATATGATAAATAAAGGAGTGCAATTTTTTGAGTATAAACAAGTCATAAAATTTTTTCCCTCTATCAGAATTGTTGAGGATTTTTATGAAATAGAAACAAAACTGAATAATTATGAACTTTTACATAAAGAAACAGCAGATGAAGTTATAAGAAGGGATACATGGATTAAAGAGGTGGAGGAAAAACTACAGGAAGCTTATCAAAAACAACAGGTGGAAAAATGA
- the yihA gene encoding ribosome biogenesis GTP-binding protein YihA/YsxC encodes MATIKKVKFVKSAVNPKDYPPPHFLEIAIVGRSNVGKSSLINAIFNRNIAKVSSSPGKTRLINFFLLNDNIYFVDLPGYGYAAVSKAERQKWKRMIETYFQTRENLSLVIMLVDSRHEPTKLDIMMKEWLESLGIPYVVVATKADKLNQSEKAKAKKIIRRTLGLSDDFPVFLTSSKEKTGIKELMGYVLDFVKEK; translated from the coding sequence ATGGCAACTATCAAAAAGGTAAAATTTGTCAAAAGTGCGGTTAATCCAAAGGATTATCCGCCTCCCCACTTCCTAGAAATAGCCATTGTTGGCCGCTCAAATGTAGGAAAATCCTCCCTTATAAACGCAATATTCAACAGAAATATTGCTAAGGTATCCTCTTCTCCGGGAAAAACAAGACTTATAAACTTTTTCCTACTCAATGACAATATATACTTTGTTGACCTTCCCGGATATGGATATGCAGCTGTTTCTAAGGCTGAAAGGCAAAAATGGAAAAGAATGATAGAAACCTATTTTCAAACAAGGGAAAATCTATCCCTTGTGATAATGCTTGTGGACAGCAGACATGAACCAACAAAACTGGATATTATGATGAAGGAATGGCTGGAAAGCCTTGGAATTCCTTATGTTGTGGTTGCAACAAAAGCAGATAAACTCAACCAGAGTGAAAAAGCAAAAGCCAAAAAAATCATAAGAAGAACCCTTGGCCTGTCAGATGATTTTCCTGTGTTTCTAACCTCTTCCAAAGAAAAAACAGGAATAAAAGAGCTAATGGGTTATGTTCTTGATTTTGTAAAAGAGAAATAA
- a CDS encoding O-acetyl-ADP-ribose deacetylase has protein sequence MEEIKLGNTKLVLKIGDITEESTDAIVNAANSTLMGGGGVDGAIHSKGGSQILEECKKIRQTQYPDGLPTGEAVITTGGNLKAKYVIHTVGPICGGKFNDTKRKLLYNAYYNSLKLAKQYGIKTIAFPSISTGAYRCPADEAARIALKAAIDFIKNENFIEEIRFVLFTPDIYEYYNQTLKEVLNET, from the coding sequence ATGGAAGAAATTAAGTTAGGCAATACAAAATTAGTCTTAAAAATAGGAGATATCACAGAAGAAAGCACAGACGCAATTGTCAACGCTGCCAATTCTACCCTTATGGGTGGTGGTGGTGTTGATGGGGCTATTCATAGCAAAGGAGGCTCCCAGATATTAGAAGAATGTAAAAAGATACGCCAGACCCAGTATCCTGATGGATTGCCTACAGGGGAAGCTGTTATTACTACAGGTGGAAATCTAAAAGCAAAGTATGTGATACATACTGTTGGTCCAATATGCGGTGGAAAATTCAATGATACAAAAAGAAAACTTCTGTATAACGCATACTATAACAGTTTAAAATTAGCTAAACAATATGGGATAAAAACAATTGCTTTTCCTTCCATAAGCACAGGTGCATATAGATGTCCTGCTGATGAAGCTGCAAGAATTGCACTAAAGGCAGCCATTGATTTTATAAAAAATGAGAATTTTATAGAAGAAATAAGATTTGTTCTCTTTACTCCAGATATTTATGAATATTACAATCAGACATTGAAGGAAGTTTTGAATGAAACCTGA
- a CDS encoding pitrilysin family protein, whose translation MKKILIIFVGLIMGITIAKADKLLEEKHIYIEKLDNGATAIIKERKDTQAVALQVWFGVGSVFEKDNERGLSHFLEHMLFNGTKYTKPGEIEKEIEKKGGSINAATSYDFTFYHIEIAAPFWEQSLQYLYYMTTAPTLSQKMIEKEKPIVLEELNRHLDNPKSALWDTYNKLAYKVSNYKHPVIGYRETIEKFDEPLVKHYFYSYYVPSNTYIVVVGNIDKDEVLKKIKETFGTVKGKYYKPPKVPLEPPQKEVRKKILRKPQITRAYVAIGWQAPPIKDKDSYTARVLEEIFSGGRTSVLYQKLRETGLVQAVFGGYLSHRGTSQFLFFFVTEPEKVDKVKKELFKIINDYRKNGIPEEVVENAKNKIINSEVFSREEVVHDAEALGYAASVAGDVKYDIEYLDNIKKVTKRKVDNYLKKYFGDNNYTEVQLLPEK comes from the coding sequence ATGAAAAAGATATTAATAATTTTTGTGGGGTTAATTATGGGTATAACTATAGCAAAAGCAGACAAACTGCTTGAGGAAAAACATATATACATAGAAAAACTGGATAACGGGGCAACAGCCATAATAAAAGAGAGAAAAGATACACAGGCTGTAGCACTACAGGTATGGTTTGGAGTTGGTTCTGTATTTGAGAAGGATAATGAAAGGGGATTATCCCATTTTCTTGAGCATATGCTGTTTAATGGAACAAAATATACAAAGCCTGGCGAAATAGAAAAAGAAATTGAGAAAAAAGGCGGTAGTATTAACGCAGCCACCAGTTATGATTTTACTTTTTATCATATAGAAATAGCAGCACCATTCTGGGAGCAGTCCCTTCAGTATCTCTACTATATGACCACTGCCCCAACACTTTCCCAGAAAATGATAGAAAAAGAAAAACCCATTGTTTTAGAGGAATTAAACAGACATCTGGATAATCCAAAGAGTGCTTTATGGGATACTTATAACAAGCTGGCATATAAAGTAAGCAACTATAAACATCCTGTAATAGGATATAGAGAAACCATAGAAAAATTTGATGAACCACTTGTGAAACATTATTTCTACTCTTACTATGTCCCTTCTAACACTTATATTGTAGTTGTTGGAAATATAGATAAAGATGAAGTGCTAAAAAAGATAAAAGAAACATTTGGCACAGTAAAAGGCAAATACTACAAACCACCTAAAGTGCCCCTTGAACCTCCTCAAAAAGAGGTAAGAAAAAAAATCCTGAGAAAACCTCAAATAACAAGGGCTTATGTTGCGATAGGATGGCAGGCACCACCTATAAAAGATAAAGATAGCTATACAGCGAGGGTTCTGGAAGAGATTTTTTCAGGTGGTAGAACATCTGTGCTTTATCAGAAACTCAGAGAAACAGGGCTGGTTCAGGCTGTCTTTGGAGGATATCTATCCCATAGAGGAACAAGCCAGTTTCTTTTCTTCTTTGTAACTGAACCTGAGAAGGTTGATAAAGTTAAGAAAGAATTATTCAAAATAATAAATGATTACAGAAAAAATGGTATTCCAGAAGAAGTTGTGGAAAATGCAAAAAACAAGATTATAAATAGTGAAGTATTTTCCCGTGAAGAAGTCGTTCATGATGCAGAAGCTCTCGGATATGCAGCTTCAGTTGCTGGGGATGTAAAATATGATATAGAGTATCTGGATAATATCAAGAAAGTTACCAAAAGAAAAGTAGATAACTATCTGAAAAAATATTTTGGTGATAATAATTACACAGAAGTTCAGCTTTTACCTGAAAAATAA
- the bioF gene encoding 8-amino-7-oxononanoate synthase, with the protein MKFNEFLKKQLDEIKDKNLYRKRYILSENIIDFSSNDYLALKDNPETKEKLCKNIKNLSLGSGASALISGYTEIQKQLEEELARFKETESCLVVGSGYLANTGLIQAITSEKDIIFSDELNHASIIDGIRLSKAKRVIYRHNDLNDLEDKLKKEQTTGFRFIITDGVFSMEGDIVPFDQLKTLADRYNAVIMVDDAHATGIIGEGKGTIFHFGLKPDENIIQMGTLSKAVGSYGAFICGSSTLINYLINRMRTHIFSTALSPVQNFISLSNLNILKREPFRREKILKLSEYLYRQAKEQGINLTYYGTPILTLIVGEEKKALYIRDRLLENKLFVQAIRPPTVPQGTSRLRITISYKHTENDINFLVNSLKEILENYDG; encoded by the coding sequence ATGAAATTCAATGAATTTTTAAAAAAACAGCTTGATGAAATAAAGGATAAAAATCTCTACAGAAAAAGGTATATCCTGTCTGAAAATATTATTGATTTCTCCTCAAATGATTATCTTGCACTAAAAGATAATCCTGAAACAAAAGAAAAACTTTGTAAAAACATCAAAAATCTTTCCCTTGGTAGTGGTGCTTCTGCTCTTATTTCAGGATATACAGAGATACAAAAGCAGCTTGAAGAAGAACTTGCAAGGTTCAAAGAAACAGAAAGCTGTCTTGTGGTAGGCAGTGGCTATCTGGCAAATACAGGTCTGATACAGGCAATAACTTCAGAAAAAGATATTATATTTTCCGATGAGCTTAACCATGCTTCTATCATAGACGGAATAAGACTTTCAAAGGCGAAAAGGGTTATATATAGACACAATGACCTGAATGATTTAGAGGATAAACTTAAAAAAGAGCAAACCACAGGATTTAGATTTATCATTACGGATGGCGTTTTTAGTATGGAGGGGGATATTGTTCCTTTTGACCAGCTGAAAACCCTTGCTGATAGATATAATGCAGTAATAATGGTTGATGATGCCCATGCAACAGGAATTATAGGAGAAGGAAAAGGAACTATTTTTCATTTTGGACTGAAACCTGATGAAAATATAATACAGATGGGAACTCTCTCAAAAGCAGTGGGTAGCTACGGAGCTTTTATCTGTGGAAGCAGCACTCTAATAAATTACCTGATTAACCGTATGAGAACCCACATTTTTTCTACTGCTTTATCCCCTGTTCAGAATTTTATATCCCTTTCCAACCTGAACATATTAAAGAGAGAGCCTTTTAGAAGAGAGAAAATTTTAAAACTGTCAGAGTATCTCTACAGACAGGCTAAAGAACAAGGTATAAATCTAACTTATTATGGAACACCTATTCTTACCCTAATTGTAGGCGAAGAAAAGAAAGCTCTTTATATCAGGGACAGGCTGCTTGAAAATAAACTCTTTGTTCAGGCTATCCGTCCACCAACTGTGCCACAAGGAACTTCCAGACTTAGAATTACAATTTCCTACAAACATACCGAAAACGATATAAATTTTCTGGTAAACTCTTTAAAAGAAATTCTGGAGAACTACGATGGGTAG
- a CDS encoding EAL domain-containing protein — translation MNYLTIIQKYLPDILEELKEDILKEKDSLKFLGTEDDLNKIIQKQEELVKKYLLEFEGEDVLEQCEEFYKEVNLPYVIIKSNFNKLKKKVIQKLIDEGSDEELIFNVKKYIEKLANAIAKVYIKKDIQILKEIENSPFVDYVLYKSNLEWIKQIIKAIEKDNMSYFPLYPPKDSEFIKYLEYPESIMVCMDANLCSYLEELHKLIFKTAYSFYVFYSKGNYAESYLAEKDFIEQAFKLMKTISELYFITFSDLETNFFNLISYLASSDKRQFVSIIDIQNLKTLNKIYGEETVTQAITEIEKQINKILKNKQDRTLFIRGVTANFYMFNTNYTHEEIKKLIAQISKIVNKKLIINDKEIEIKTIIGTLEIEPFSEITGEEVRRILAHLKEEAKKREKKMLLVLDKEEKTEILKWINQRYQNVNFIKNSIFSKNIELVFQPVIDIKTGKVEFVETLVRIINGEGRLIPAGVFIDLVYELGLISELDTIVLELLKEKEDTISRITQNVLVNVSYKSLISQKFQRKLKETIKKLDKLNLVFELTEQQLIENISIVEKLRKETGLKFAVDDFGAGYSSLKTVADLAEKDILGILKIDGTLVKDLDKHKNIQKIIYIISILCESLNLKAVAEFIENKGSFEALKDMGIHYGQGYYISKPKVIEELIIDVFSDKYKQINGFSPQNI, via the coding sequence ATGAACTACCTTACTATCATTCAAAAATATCTGCCTGATATTTTAGAAGAATTAAAAGAAGATATTCTAAAGGAAAAAGATAGCTTAAAATTTCTCGGAACAGAAGATGACCTGAACAAAATCATTCAAAAACAGGAGGAATTAGTAAAAAAATATCTTCTTGAGTTTGAAGGAGAAGATGTTTTAGAGCAATGTGAAGAATTCTATAAGGAAGTCAACCTTCCTTATGTAATTATAAAAAGTAATTTTAACAAACTTAAGAAAAAAGTAATCCAAAAACTTATAGATGAAGGTTCAGATGAGGAGCTAATATTTAATGTCAAAAAATATATAGAAAAACTGGCAAATGCTATCGCTAAAGTCTATATAAAAAAAGATATCCAGATTTTAAAGGAAATTGAAAACTCTCCATTTGTTGATTATGTTCTCTACAAATCTAACTTAGAATGGATAAAACAGATAATAAAAGCTATAGAAAAGGATAATATGTCCTACTTCCCTCTTTATCCCCCAAAAGATAGCGAATTTATAAAATATCTGGAATATCCTGAATCTATAATGGTGTGTATGGATGCCAATCTATGCTCATATCTGGAGGAGCTTCACAAACTGATTTTCAAAACAGCATACTCTTTTTATGTATTTTACTCAAAAGGCAATTATGCAGAAAGTTATCTTGCTGAGAAAGATTTTATAGAACAGGCTTTTAAACTTATGAAAACTATTTCTGAACTGTATTTCATAACCTTTTCCGACCTGGAAACAAATTTCTTTAACCTGATTAGCTATCTGGCAAGCTCAGACAAAAGACAGTTTGTTTCTATTATAGATATACAGAACTTAAAGACATTAAACAAAATCTACGGGGAAGAAACTGTTACACAAGCAATTACTGAAATAGAAAAACAGATAAATAAAATTCTTAAAAATAAACAGGACAGAACTTTATTTATAAGAGGAGTAACAGCGAACTTTTATATGTTTAACACCAATTATACCCATGAAGAAATAAAAAAGCTTATAGCCCAGATATCAAAAATAGTAAATAAAAAATTAATAATCAATGATAAAGAAATAGAAATCAAAACAATTATAGGCACACTGGAAATAGAGCCTTTCTCTGAGATTACAGGTGAAGAAGTCAGAAGAATATTAGCCCATCTAAAAGAAGAAGCCAAAAAAAGAGAAAAGAAAATGCTACTTGTACTGGATAAAGAAGAAAAAACAGAAATTCTAAAATGGATTAATCAGAGATACCAGAATGTTAATTTCATCAAAAACAGTATCTTCAGCAAAAATATAGAACTGGTTTTCCAGCCTGTTATAGATATAAAAACAGGAAAAGTGGAGTTTGTGGAAACCCTTGTAAGAATAATAAATGGAGAGGGAAGATTAATTCCTGCAGGGGTATTCATTGATTTAGTTTACGAGCTTGGACTGATATCCGAGCTGGATACTATAGTTTTAGAGCTATTAAAGGAAAAAGAGGATACTATAAGCAGAATAACCCAAAATGTTCTTGTAAATGTTAGTTATAAATCTCTGATATCACAGAAATTTCAAAGAAAGCTGAAAGAAACAATTAAAAAACTGGATAAACTAAATCTTGTATTTGAACTGACAGAACAGCAATTAATTGAAAATATATCAATTGTGGAGAAATTAAGAAAAGAAACAGGTCTAAAATTTGCTGTGGATGATTTTGGAGCAGGATATTCATCACTTAAAACCGTTGCTGACCTTGCAGAAAAAGATATACTTGGAATTCTAAAAATCGATGGAACTTTAGTTAAAGACCTGGATAAACACAAAAATATTCAAAAAATCATATACATAATTTCTATCCTGTGTGAAAGTCTAAATTTAAAAGCTGTGGCAGAATTTATAGAAAATAAAGGCAGTTTTGAGGCATTAAAAGATATGGGAATTCATTACGGACAGGGATACTATATATCCAAGCCAAAAGTAATAGAGGAATTGATTATTGACGTTTTCTCAGACAAATATAAACAGATTAACGGGTTTTCTCCACAAAATATTTAA
- the hisH gene encoding imidazole glycerol phosphate synthase subunit HisH, with protein sequence MITVVDYGMGNLRSVAKALEKVGLDVKVSSEPKDVENAKAIVVPGVGAFGDAMHNLDRLNLLEPVIKSIKAGKPYLGICLGLQILFEYGYEFGEHEGLGVLKGKVIRFENKEGYKVPHMGWNQVWIKQEEGLFSDIKNGEYYYFVHSFYAVPSDTSDIASTTDYSVEFCSAVQKDNIWAVQFHPEKSQKAGLQLLKNFKYFVEKTR encoded by the coding sequence ATGATAACCGTCGTTGATTACGGAATGGGTAATCTAAGAAGTGTTGCAAAAGCCCTTGAAAAAGTTGGTTTAGATGTTAAGGTATCCTCTGAGCCAAAAGATGTGGAAAATGCAAAGGCTATTGTTGTTCCCGGTGTTGGTGCATTCGGGGATGCAATGCATAATCTTGATAGATTAAACCTTCTTGAGCCTGTAATTAAATCAATCAAGGCAGGGAAACCTTATCTGGGAATATGCCTTGGACTGCAGATACTTTTTGAGTATGGTTATGAGTTTGGAGAGCATGAAGGCCTTGGGGTTTTAAAAGGTAAAGTTATAAGATTTGAAAATAAAGAAGGCTACAAAGTCCCCCATATGGGATGGAACCAGGTCTGGATTAAACAGGAAGAAGGGCTTTTTTCAGATATAAAAAACGGGGAATATTACTACTTTGTTCATTCCTTTTATGCCGTTCCTTCAGACACTTCAGACATAGCTTCAACCACAGATTATTCTGTGGAATTCTGTTCAGCTGTCCAGAAAGACAATATATGGGCAGTCCAGTTCCACCCTGAAAAAAGTCAGAAAGCAGGTCTTCAGCTACTTAAAAACTTTAAATATTTTGTGGAGAAAACCCGTTAA
- a CDS encoding HDOD domain-containing protein yields MEDFIFIGRQPILDRKKKIAAYEILYRKSFEDFARVESDNVATSRVLINIFNNIGIQKLSSGKKTFINVNYDLLFYDIFDFIPSENIVLEILENTPADENIIKRIKNLREKGFEFALDDFVITVDSIELLPYVDYVKLDLLQTYGTDLEKVVEFLKKYNKKLIAEKVEDYETFDKTYHMGFDLFQGYFFAQPMIISHRRFDPYEVTLLNLLKELNTGNPSIDKIENIIKADVHMTYNLLKFVNSAYFSLKSKIKNIRHAIMMLGAHNLKIWVLLMLYADAKIGGIDSPLLETALLRGKLLETLAKLKSEDDNLSEMAFLTGVLSLLDVLLGIPKEEVLSDLNIDEEIKKALINEEGYLGEMLKLCYLLEMEKFDELKKNLKEKNISLKDFYKAEEEAIFFVENIKRQVLKGVS; encoded by the coding sequence ATGGAAGATTTCATATTTATAGGAAGGCAGCCTATTTTAGATAGAAAGAAGAAAATAGCAGCATACGAAATTCTTTATAGAAAAAGTTTTGAAGATTTTGCCAGAGTGGAAAGCGATAACGTAGCAACTTCAAGGGTCTTAATTAATATTTTCAATAACATAGGCATACAAAAACTTTCTTCAGGAAAAAAAACATTTATAAATGTTAACTATGACCTACTTTTTTATGATATCTTTGATTTCATACCATCTGAAAATATTGTTTTGGAGATATTAGAAAATACCCCTGCCGATGAAAATATAATTAAGAGAATAAAGAATTTAAGGGAAAAAGGGTTTGAATTTGCCCTTGATGATTTTGTAATAACAGTAGATAGTATTGAGTTATTGCCTTATGTGGACTATGTAAAATTAGACCTTCTCCAGACCTACGGCACAGATTTAGAAAAAGTCGTAGAGTTTCTAAAAAAATACAATAAAAAACTAATTGCTGAAAAAGTAGAAGATTATGAAACTTTTGATAAAACTTATCATATGGGTTTTGACCTGTTTCAGGGCTATTTTTTTGCCCAGCCTATGATAATTTCCCACAGAAGATTTGACCCTTACGAGGTTACACTTCTAAATCTCCTAAAAGAACTTAATACAGGAAACCCATCAATAGACAAAATAGAAAATATAATAAAAGCTGATGTTCATATGACTTATAATCTCCTGAAATTTGTAAACTCGGCTTATTTTTCCCTGAAATCAAAAATAAAAAATATAAGACATGCCATTATGATGCTTGGTGCCCATAATCTAAAAATATGGGTGTTGTTGATGCTTTATGCAGACGCAAAAATAGGAGGAATAGATAGCCCATTATTGGAAACAGCACTTTTAAGGGGGAAATTACTGGAAACCTTAGCAAAACTAAAATCTGAAGATGACAATCTATCAGAGATGGCTTTTTTAACTGGGGTTCTATCTTTGCTGGATGTTCTCCTTGGAATACCTAAAGAAGAGGTTCTCTCAGACCTGAATATAGATGAGGAAATAAAAAAAGCCCTTATTAATGAAGAAGGATATCTGGGAGAAATGCTAAAATTATGTTATCTACTGGAAATGGAAAAATTTGATGAGCTAAAGAAAAATCTTAAAGAAAAAAATATTAGCCTGAAAGATTTTTATAAGGCTGAAGAGGAAGCAATATTTTTTGTTGAAAATATAAAAAGACAGGTTTTAAAAGGGGTAAGTTAA